A region of Cucumis melo cultivar AY chromosome 2, USDA_Cmelo_AY_1.0, whole genome shotgun sequence DNA encodes the following proteins:
- the LOC127148285 gene encoding uncharacterized protein LOC127148285, with protein sequence MTSATLNMLAADKLNGNNYASWKNTINIVLIIDDLRLVLVEECPQVPAANATQTFREAHERWVKANKKARAYILASLSEVLAKKHESMLTAHEIMDSLQEMFGQASYQIKHDALKYIYNACMNKGVSVQEHVLNMMVHFNVAKMNGVVINEANQVSFILESLLESFLQFRSNVAMNKIVYILTTLLDEL encoded by the coding sequence ATGACAAGTGCTACTTTGAATATGTTGGCTGCTGATAAACTTAATGGCAATAATTATGCATCTTGGAAAAATACTATCAACATTGTGCTAATCATCGATGACCTTAGACTTGTCCTAGTTGAGGAGTGTCCTCAAGTCCCAGCTGCTAATGCAACTCAAACATTTCGAGAAGCACATGAGCGATGGGTCAAGGCAAATAAAAAAGCTCGAGCATACATCTTAGCAAGCTTATCTGAAGTACTGGCTaagaaacatgaatcaatgCTTACTGCTCATGAGATCATGGACTCCTTGCAGGAGATGTTTGGTCAGGCCTCTTATCAAATCAAGCATGATGCTCTAAAATACATTTATAATGCTTGTATGAACAAGGGAGTTTCAGTGCAAGAACATGTTCTCAATATGATGGTTCATTTCAATGTGGCAAAAATGAATGGGGTTGTCATCAATGAAGCCAatcaggttagctttattttggAATCTCTGCTAGAGAGTTTCCTACAATTTAGAAGCAATGTTGCTATGAATAAGATTGTTTATATTCTTACTACCCTTCTCGATGAGCTATAG